The following are from one region of the Achromobacter xylosoxidans genome:
- a CDS encoding 2-dehydro-3-deoxygalactonokinase, whose amino-acid sequence MTTGSPARAALIALDWGTSSLRAYRLDAAGRTLDTRHLPWGIMRLPQPLQDGAATTALSGFELAFEQACGDWLRAEPALPVIACGMVGSAQGWKEAAYLDVPVDLQRIGTLLTKVEREGGPALHIVPGLIQRHGLPNVIRGEETQVVGVMADQATRSADSVLIGLPGTHSKWVSARRGRVTHFDTFMTGEVYAALRGHTILGRTMADAASADMAAFERGLKVAGAPAGRAGVLSTIFSTRALGLTGELAPESQADYLSGLLIGHEIAALAGMLQQQGELPRIVLCGDAALCRRYIQAMQHYGLGTPEQAQNATERGLWHLAVCAGLVASPSTE is encoded by the coding sequence ATGACTACCGGATCTCCCGCCCGCGCGGCGCTTATCGCGCTGGATTGGGGCACCTCCTCGCTGCGCGCCTACCGGCTGGATGCCGCCGGCCGCACGCTGGATACGCGCCATCTGCCCTGGGGCATCATGCGCCTGCCGCAGCCGCTGCAGGACGGCGCCGCCACCACCGCCCTGTCGGGCTTCGAACTGGCTTTCGAACAAGCCTGCGGCGACTGGTTGCGCGCCGAACCGGCCCTGCCGGTGATCGCCTGCGGCATGGTCGGCAGCGCCCAGGGGTGGAAGGAAGCCGCCTACCTGGACGTGCCGGTCGACCTGCAGCGCATCGGCACGCTGCTGACCAAGGTCGAGCGCGAGGGCGGCCCCGCCCTGCACATCGTGCCCGGCCTGATCCAGCGCCACGGCCTGCCCAACGTCATACGCGGCGAAGAAACCCAGGTCGTCGGCGTGATGGCGGACCAGGCGACCCGCAGCGCAGACAGCGTCCTGATCGGCCTGCCCGGCACCCATTCGAAGTGGGTCAGCGCCCGCCGCGGCCGCGTCACCCACTTCGACACCTTCATGACTGGCGAGGTCTACGCCGCGCTGCGCGGCCACACCATCCTAGGCCGGACCATGGCGGACGCCGCCAGCGCCGACATGGCCGCCTTCGAACGCGGCCTGAAGGTCGCCGGGGCGCCTGCCGGGCGCGCGGGCGTGCTGTCCACCATCTTCAGCACGCGCGCGCTCGGCCTGACCGGCGAACTGGCGCCCGAATCGCAGGCCGACTATCTGTCGGGCCTGCTCATCGGCCATGAAATCGCGGCGCTGGCCGGCATGCTGCAGCAGCAGGGCGAACTGCCCCGCATCGTGCTTTGCGGCGACGCCGCGCTGTGCCGGCGCTACATCCAGGCCATGCAGCACTACGGCCTGGGCACGCCCGAACAGGCGCAGAACGCCACCGAGCGCGGCTTGTGGCACCTGGCCGTCTGCGCCGGGCTGGTCGCCTCGCCCTCCACGGAATAG
- a CDS encoding 2-dehydro-3-deoxy-6-phosphogalactonate aldolase produces MNHPGLQTAMAHCGLIAILRGIKPAEAEAIGLELYAAGFRLIEVPLNSPDPLDSIRAMRAALPTDCLIGAGTVLDPEDCARVQQAGGELIVMPHSDAAVIRAATALGMASCPGVATPTEAYAALAAGADVLKMFPAEQLGPAVLKAWRAVLRPPIALAPVGGITPDNIAIYAQAGASGFGLGSALYKPGLSAAQVGQNARAFIAAWQRAYPAQETQA; encoded by the coding sequence ATGAACCATCCCGGTCTGCAAACCGCCATGGCCCACTGCGGCCTGATCGCCATCCTGCGCGGCATCAAGCCCGCCGAGGCCGAAGCCATAGGGCTGGAGCTCTACGCCGCCGGCTTTCGCCTGATCGAAGTGCCGCTGAATTCGCCCGACCCGCTGGACAGCATCCGCGCGATGCGCGCGGCGCTGCCCACCGACTGCCTGATCGGCGCGGGCACCGTGCTGGACCCCGAGGACTGCGCCCGCGTCCAGCAGGCCGGCGGCGAACTCATCGTCATGCCGCACAGCGACGCCGCCGTGATCCGCGCAGCCACGGCGCTGGGCATGGCCTCCTGCCCCGGCGTGGCCACGCCCACCGAAGCCTATGCCGCGCTGGCCGCAGGCGCCGACGTGCTGAAGATGTTCCCGGCCGAGCAGCTCGGCCCCGCCGTGCTGAAGGCCTGGCGCGCCGTGCTGCGTCCGCCGATCGCGCTGGCGCCCGTGGGCGGCATCACGCCCGACAACATCGCCATCTACGCCCAGGCGGGCGCCAGCGGCTTCGGCCTGGGCTCCGCCTTGTACAAACCCGGCCTGTCGGCCGCCCAAGTCGGCCAGAACGCGCGCGCATTCATCGCGGCCTGGCAACGCGCCTATCCCGCCCAGGAGACCCAAGCATGA